Proteins from a single region of SAR324 cluster bacterium:
- the soxX gene encoding sulfur oxidation c-type cytochrome SoxX, with protein sequence MMRKKLVSLGMTALLLAGLVATSQTVSAKEMSIQERIAAGKKIAWNRRGGNCLACHVMDNGELPGNTAPALMMMKQRYPDWNDLRAQIWDPRVRNSNAFMPPFGAHRILSEREIDLVTDYIHSL encoded by the coding sequence ATGATGAGAAAGAAGTTGGTCTCTCTGGGCATGACCGCGTTGCTGCTGGCAGGATTAGTTGCAACGAGTCAGACAGTGAGTGCTAAGGAAATGTCAATCCAGGAGAGAATTGCTGCTGGTAAGAAGATCGCCTGGAACCGGCGAGGAGGAAACTGCCTCGCCTGCCATGTGATGGATAACGGCGAATTGCCCGGTAACACCGCTCCCGCGCTGATGATGATGAAGCAGCGTTATCCAGATTGGAACGATTTGCGAGCCCAGATTTGGGATCCCAGAGTCCGCAACTCCAATGCATTCATGCCACCTTTTGGGGCTCACCGTATTCTCTCTGAGAGAGAAATTGACCTTGTCACTGACTACATTCACTCATTGTAA